A window from Erythrobacter sp. YJ-T3-07 encodes these proteins:
- a CDS encoding NADH-quinone oxidoreductase subunit D encodes MAHGLTIEESPTTGDEQITNYTINFGPQHPAAHGVLRMVMELDGEIVERVDPHVGLLHRGTEKLIEHKTYLQALPYFDRLDYCSPLCMEHSYVLAIEKLLNLEVPIRAQYLRVLFAELTRMSNHFLNIGAHVMDVGAMTPNLWIFELREDCMNFFERASGARMHSAWFRPGGVHQDVPEKLLVDIGEWLDNRVPELFGDAMSLVMDNRIFKQRNVDIAVVSREDAIKWGFSGPMLRAAGVPWDLRKSQPYDVYDRMDFEVPVGTNSDCYDRFMVRVQEVYQSMKIIKQCLAEMPSGPIASDDRKVSPPKRGEMKQSMEALIHHFKLYTEGFHVPAGEVYVATESPKGEFGVYLVSDGSNKPYRCKIRPTAFSHLQAMDMMTRGHMLPDATAILGAIDVVFGECDR; translated from the coding sequence ATGGCACACGGGCTGACGATCGAAGAATCGCCGACCACCGGCGACGAGCAGATCACCAACTACACGATCAATTTCGGGCCTCAGCACCCTGCGGCGCACGGCGTGCTGCGCATGGTGATGGAGCTCGACGGCGAAATCGTGGAGCGGGTCGATCCGCATGTCGGCCTGCTGCACCGCGGCACCGAAAAGCTGATCGAGCACAAGACCTACCTGCAGGCTCTGCCGTATTTCGACCGGCTCGATTACTGCTCGCCGCTGTGCATGGAGCACAGCTACGTCCTCGCGATCGAGAAGCTGCTCAATCTCGAAGTGCCGATCCGCGCACAGTATCTGCGGGTGCTGTTCGCCGAGCTGACGCGCATGTCGAACCACTTCCTCAACATCGGCGCGCACGTGATGGATGTCGGTGCGATGACGCCGAACCTGTGGATTTTCGAGCTGCGCGAAGACTGCATGAACTTCTTCGAGCGGGCGAGCGGCGCCCGCATGCACTCCGCGTGGTTCCGCCCCGGCGGCGTCCACCAGGACGTGCCCGAGAAGCTGCTGGTCGATATCGGCGAATGGCTCGACAACCGCGTGCCCGAACTGTTCGGCGACGCGATGAGCCTCGTGATGGACAACCGCATCTTCAAGCAGCGCAATGTCGACATCGCCGTCGTCAGCCGTGAAGACGCGATCAAGTGGGGCTTCTCCGGCCCGATGCTGCGCGCAGCCGGCGTGCCGTGGGATCTGCGCAAGTCGCAGCCCTACGACGTCTATGACCGGATGGACTTCGAAGTGCCGGTGGGCACCAATTCGGACTGCTACGACCGCTTCATGGTTCGCGTGCAGGAAGTCTACCAGAGCATGAAGATCATCAAGCAGTGCCTGGCGGAAATGCCGTCCGGCCCGATCGCTTCGGACGACCGCAAGGTCTCCCCGCCCAAGCGCGGCGAGATGAAGCAGTCGATGGAAGCGCTGATCCACCACTTCAAGCTTTACACCGAAGGCTTCCACGTGCCCGCGGGCGAAGTCTACGTCGCAACCGAGAGCCCCAAGGGCGAATTCGGCGTCTATCTGGTCAGCGACGGGTCGAACAAACCCTACCGCTGCAAGATCCGCCCGACGGCGTTTTCGCACCTGCAGGCGATGGACATGATGACCAGGGGCCACATGCTGCCCGACGCCACCGCCATCCTCGGCGCGATCGACGTCGTGTTCGGGGAGTGTGACCGGTGA
- a CDS encoding NAD(P)H-dependent oxidoreductase subunit E, translated as MANRQPAPDTPELRERWGNFAFNADYEARAQKALARYPEGRKKSAVMPLLDLAQRQVGEETDTQGWLPLPVIEYVATYLDMPVIRVLEVATFYFMYNMTPVGKYHVQVCGTTPCMLRGSDDIIAACKKRGMKKGEVSEDGLWTLTEVECMGNCATAPMVQINDDNYEDLTPERLDAVLDALAKGEQPKTGTQEPGRHTSEPSGGPTTLKDMVTENHDYRGEW; from the coding sequence ATGGCTAATCGGCAACCCGCACCCGACACCCCCGAACTGCGCGAGCGGTGGGGCAATTTCGCCTTCAACGCCGACTACGAGGCGAGGGCCCAGAAGGCGCTTGCCCGCTATCCGGAAGGGCGCAAGAAGTCGGCGGTGATGCCGCTGCTCGACCTTGCCCAGCGGCAGGTCGGCGAGGAAACCGATACGCAAGGCTGGCTGCCGCTGCCGGTGATCGAGTACGTCGCGACCTATCTCGACATGCCGGTGATCCGCGTGCTCGAAGTCGCGACCTTTTATTTCATGTACAACATGACGCCCGTGGGTAAGTACCACGTGCAGGTGTGCGGCACGACGCCGTGCATGCTGCGCGGTTCGGACGACATCATCGCCGCGTGCAAGAAGCGCGGAATGAAGAAGGGCGAAGTGTCCGAGGATGGCCTGTGGACGCTCACCGAAGTCGAATGCATGGGCAATTGCGCAACCGCGCCGATGGTCCAGATCAACGACGACAATTACGAAGACCTGACGCCCGAGCGGCTTGACGCCGTGCTCGATGCGCTGGCCAAGGGCGAACAGCCCAAGACCGGTACGCAGGAGCCCGGTCGCCACACGTCCGAACCCAGTGGTGGGCCGACCACGCTTAAGGACATGGTCACCGAAAACCACGATTATCGGGGTGAATGGTAG
- the nuoF gene encoding NADH-quinone oxidoreductase subunit NuoF, whose product MSLADKDRIFTNLYGFQDWGLKAAQARGDWDDTKALLAKGQDSIIDDMKASGLRGRGGAGFPTGMKWSFMPKESKDGRPSFLVINADESEPGSCKDREIIRHDPHKLIEGALVAGFAMRARAAYIYIRGEYIREAETLQKAIDEAYDAGLIGKNACGSGYDYDVLLHRGAGAYICGEETALIESLEGKKGQPRLKPPFPAGAGLYGCPTTVNNVESIAVVPTILRRGPSWFAGFGRDKNQGTKLFQISGHVEKPCVVEEEMSIPFRELIERHCGGIRGGWDNLLAVIPGGSSVPLVPAEQIMDAPMDFDGLKELGSGLGTAAVIVMDKSTDIVRAISRISYFYKHESCGQCTPCREGTGWMWRVMKRLETGDADIDEIDMLHTVTKQVEGHTICALGDAAAWPIQGLIRHFRPELERRIAERGEAMAEAAE is encoded by the coding sequence ATGAGCCTGGCCGATAAGGACCGCATTTTCACCAACCTTTACGGGTTTCAGGACTGGGGCCTGAAAGCCGCGCAGGCGCGTGGAGACTGGGACGATACCAAGGCGCTGCTCGCCAAGGGGCAGGATTCGATCATTGACGACATGAAGGCCAGCGGCCTTCGCGGTCGCGGCGGTGCGGGCTTCCCCACCGGGATGAAGTGGTCCTTCATGCCCAAGGAAAGCAAGGACGGGCGGCCCAGCTTCCTCGTCATCAATGCCGACGAATCCGAGCCCGGTTCGTGCAAGGACCGCGAGATCATCCGCCACGATCCGCACAAGCTGATCGAAGGTGCGCTGGTCGCAGGCTTCGCGATGCGTGCACGGGCGGCTTACATCTACATTCGCGGCGAATATATCCGCGAGGCGGAGACGCTGCAGAAGGCGATCGACGAGGCGTACGACGCCGGGCTGATCGGCAAGAATGCCTGCGGTTCGGGCTATGATTACGACGTGTTGCTGCATCGCGGCGCGGGCGCGTACATTTGCGGCGAAGAAACCGCGCTGATCGAAAGCCTCGAAGGCAAGAAGGGCCAGCCGCGCCTCAAGCCGCCGTTCCCGGCGGGTGCTGGCCTTTATGGCTGCCCGACCACGGTGAACAACGTCGAGTCCATCGCGGTCGTGCCCACGATCCTGCGGCGCGGCCCCTCGTGGTTCGCAGGCTTCGGGCGGGACAAGAACCAGGGCACCAAGCTGTTCCAGATCAGCGGGCATGTCGAAAAGCCCTGCGTGGTCGAGGAAGAGATGAGCATTCCTTTCCGCGAACTGATCGAGCGGCACTGCGGCGGCATTCGCGGCGGGTGGGACAATCTGCTCGCGGTGATCCCGGGCGGCTCGTCCGTCCCGCTGGTCCCGGCCGAACAGATCATGGACGCGCCGATGGATTTCGACGGGCTCAAGGAACTGGGCTCCGGCCTCGGCACCGCCGCCGTGATCGTCATGGACAAGTCGACTGACATCGTCCGCGCGATCAGCCGCATCAGCTATTTCTACAAGCACGAGAGCTGCGGCCAGTGCACGCCGTGCCGCGAAGGCACCGGGTGGATGTGGCGCGTGATGAAGCGGCTCGAGACGGGTGACGCGGACATCGACGAGATCGACATGCTCCACACCGTCACCAAGCAGGTGGAAGGCCACACGATCTGCGCGCTGGGCGATGCGGCCGCATGGCCGATCCAGGGCCTGATCCGCCACTTCCGCCCCGAGCTGGAACGGCGCATCGCCGAACGCGGCGAGGCGATGGCGGAGGCGGCGGAGTGA
- the nuoG gene encoding NADH-quinone oxidoreductase subunit NuoG: MPKVTVDGQEIDAPEGATVLQACELAGKEIPRFCYHERLSIAGNCRMCLVEVKPGPPKPQASCALPATEGQEIRTDTPMVRAAREGVMEFLLINHPLDCPICDQGGECDLQDQSVAYGRGGSRYHENKRAVTEKYMGPLIKTIMTRCIHCTRCVRFSEEIAGVDEIGALYRGEDMQITTYLEQAAAHEMSANVIDLCPVGALTSRPYSFEARPWELKKTLSIDVSDAVGANIRLDSRGREVMRALPRINDDVNEEWISDKARYQVDGLTRRRLDQVWMRAVGGPNAGKLQRASWEDAFDAIVKAAKQGGEGSVAAVAGDLVDCETMFAAKRLLAELGSDKLEGRQTGLDYDCSSLAGIAFNSTLAGIESADAILIVGSHVRHEAPLINVRLRKAAKRGAKIFLIGPEWDTTFACEFLGEDAGLLHDLPGHVADAFKDAARPAIIVGPGGLAANALHPALVLADEWNLVRDIDGEAWNGFNVIHTAAARMGAVMLGYAQKGGIKDVVDAAPAVLLSLGADSVDYGAFDKSLKVYIGHHGDAGAHAADIILPAASYAEKDGTYVNTEGRVQFAEKAVFAPGDAREDWTILRALADAFGVSVGFDSFAQLQSAMIEAVPALGEEGIAPLGKLPKGKKTPKAKGTIAYPIADFYLTNPIARASETMQRCSAELVHGDEILEAAE; this comes from the coding sequence ATGCCTAAAGTCACCGTAGACGGACAGGAAATCGACGCGCCGGAAGGTGCCACCGTACTGCAGGCGTGCGAGCTTGCGGGCAAGGAGATCCCGCGCTTCTGCTATCACGAGCGGCTGAGCATAGCGGGCAATTGCCGCATGTGCCTGGTCGAAGTGAAGCCCGGGCCGCCCAAGCCGCAGGCAAGCTGTGCGCTGCCCGCCACCGAAGGGCAGGAAATCCGCACCGATACGCCGATGGTCCGCGCAGCGCGCGAAGGGGTGATGGAGTTCCTCCTCATCAACCACCCGCTCGATTGCCCGATCTGCGATCAGGGCGGCGAATGCGACCTGCAGGACCAGTCGGTCGCTTACGGTCGGGGCGGCTCGCGCTATCACGAGAACAAGCGCGCGGTGACCGAGAAGTACATGGGCCCGCTGATCAAGACGATCATGACCCGCTGCATCCACTGCACCCGCTGCGTGCGCTTCTCCGAAGAGATCGCGGGCGTGGACGAGATCGGTGCGCTCTATCGCGGCGAAGACATGCAGATCACGACCTATCTCGAACAGGCGGCCGCCCACGAGATGAGCGCCAACGTGATCGACCTGTGCCCGGTCGGCGCGCTGACCAGCCGCCCCTATTCCTTCGAAGCGCGTCCTTGGGAGCTGAAGAAGACCCTGAGCATCGACGTCTCCGACGCGGTCGGCGCAAACATCCGGCTCGACAGCCGTGGGCGTGAGGTGATGCGCGCGCTCCCGCGGATCAACGACGACGTCAACGAAGAGTGGATTTCGGACAAGGCGCGCTATCAGGTCGACGGCCTGACGCGGCGCAGGCTCGACCAAGTGTGGATGCGCGCGGTCGGCGGGCCGAACGCGGGCAAGCTGCAACGCGCGAGCTGGGAAGACGCGTTCGACGCGATCGTGAAGGCTGCGAAGCAGGGCGGAGAAGGCTCCGTCGCGGCGGTCGCGGGCGATCTGGTCGATTGCGAGACGATGTTCGCGGCCAAGCGTCTGCTGGCAGAGCTCGGCTCGGACAAGCTCGAAGGGCGCCAGACGGGCCTCGACTATGACTGCTCCAGCCTCGCCGGAATCGCGTTCAACTCGACGCTGGCGGGTATCGAGAGCGCCGATGCGATCCTGATCGTCGGCAGCCACGTCCGCCACGAAGCTCCGCTGATCAATGTCCGCCTGCGCAAGGCGGCCAAGCGCGGCGCGAAGATCTTCCTGATCGGGCCCGAGTGGGACACGACCTTCGCCTGCGAATTCCTGGGCGAAGATGCGGGTCTGCTGCACGATCTGCCCGGCCACGTGGCCGACGCGTTCAAGGACGCTGCGCGGCCTGCGATCATCGTCGGCCCCGGCGGTCTGGCGGCCAACGCTCTGCACCCGGCACTGGTGCTGGCGGACGAGTGGAACCTGGTGCGTGATATCGACGGAGAGGCCTGGAACGGCTTCAACGTGATCCACACCGCTGCTGCCCGGATGGGCGCGGTGATGCTGGGCTACGCGCAGAAGGGCGGGATCAAGGATGTGGTCGACGCCGCGCCTGCCGTGCTGCTCTCGCTCGGCGCGGACTCGGTCGATTACGGCGCGTTCGACAAGAGCCTGAAGGTCTATATCGGCCATCACGGCGATGCCGGTGCGCACGCGGCGGATATCATCCTGCCCGCTGCCAGCTATGCCGAGAAGGACGGGACCTACGTGAACACGGAAGGCCGCGTGCAGTTTGCCGAGAAGGCGGTGTTCGCCCCCGGCGATGCGCGTGAAGACTGGACGATCCTGCGCGCCCTTGCCGATGCCTTCGGCGTGAGCGTGGGCTTCGACAGCTTCGCGCAGCTGCAGTCTGCGATGATCGAGGCCGTGCCCGCGCTGGGCGAGGAAGGGATCGCGCCGCTGGGCAAGCTGCCCAAGGGCAAGAAGACGCCCAAGGCCAAGGGCACGATCGCGTACCCGATCGCCGACTTCTACCTCACCAATCCCATCGCCCGCGCGAGCGAGACGATGCAGCGCTGCTCGGCCGAACTGGTCCACGGTGACGAGATTCTGGAGGCCGCGGAATGA
- the nuoH gene encoding NADH-quinone oxidoreductase subunit NuoH, whose translation MTEFFQSLGMNYEWAWFVATIAGILLIAFPLMLAVAYVILIDRKVWAAINLRRGPNVVGPFGLLQSFADGLKVFLQETIIPSAANKGIFIIAPIITFTVALAAWAVIPFADGVVLADINVGLLYILAISSLSVYGVVMAGWASNSKYPFFSAMRAAAQMISYEVSIGFILVCVVLWAGSWNLTEIVEAQRGHGFGIVNGFYFNLLLFPMWVVFFISSLAETQRVPFDLTEAESELVAGYQTEYSSMAFALYWLGEYANILLMCALNTLLFFGGWLPPVDWAPLYWVPGIIWFLLKTLFFFFMFSWVMATVPRYRYDQLMRLGWKIFLPMSLIFVFVISGYLMATGHFGTPA comes from the coding sequence ATGACCGAATTCTTCCAATCCCTCGGCATGAACTACGAATGGGCGTGGTTCGTCGCGACCATCGCGGGCATCCTGCTGATCGCGTTCCCGCTGATGCTGGCGGTCGCCTACGTCATCCTGATCGACCGCAAGGTCTGGGCAGCGATCAACCTGCGCAGAGGCCCCAACGTGGTCGGCCCGTTCGGCCTGCTGCAGAGCTTTGCCGACGGTCTGAAGGTGTTCCTGCAGGAAACCATCATCCCGAGCGCAGCGAACAAGGGCATCTTCATCATCGCGCCGATCATCACCTTCACGGTGGCGCTGGCGGCGTGGGCGGTGATCCCGTTCGCGGATGGAGTGGTGCTGGCGGACATCAATGTCGGCCTGCTGTACATTCTCGCGATCAGCTCGCTGTCGGTTTACGGCGTGGTGATGGCCGGGTGGGCGAGTAACTCGAAATACCCGTTCTTCTCCGCGATGCGTGCTGCCGCGCAGATGATTTCGTACGAAGTTTCGATCGGCTTCATCCTCGTGTGCGTCGTGCTCTGGGCAGGTTCGTGGAACCTGACCGAGATCGTCGAGGCGCAGCGCGGCCACGGTTTCGGGATCGTCAACGGGTTCTATTTCAACCTGCTGCTGTTCCCGATGTGGGTGGTGTTCTTCATCAGCTCGCTTGCGGAAACGCAGCGCGTGCCGTTCGACCTGACCGAGGCGGAAAGCGAGCTGGTGGCCGGGTATCAGACCGAATATTCCAGCATGGCTTTTGCGCTCTACTGGCTGGGTGAATATGCCAACATCCTGCTGATGTGTGCGCTCAACACGCTGCTGTTCTTCGGCGGGTGGCTGCCGCCCGTCGACTGGGCACCGCTGTACTGGGTGCCGGGGATCATCTGGTTCCTGCTGAAGACGCTGTTCTTCTTCTTCATGTTCAGCTGGGTGATGGCGACCGTACCGCGCTACCGCTACGACCAGCTGATGCGGCTTGGCTGGAAGATCTTCCTGCCGATGAGCCTGATCTTCGTTTTCGTCATCAGCGGCTATCTGATGGCCACCGGACATTTCGGAACCCCCGCATGA
- the nuoI gene encoding NADH-quinone oxidoreductase subunit NuoI: MSIAQTIKAFTLYEFVKAHALTLKYLFKPKVTINYPYEKNPISPRFRGEHALRRYPNGEERCIACKLCEAVCPAQAITIESEPRADGSRRTTRYDIDMTKCIYCGFCQEACPVDAIVEGPNFEYSTETREELLYDKAKLLANGDKWERAIAANLEADAPYR; the protein is encoded by the coding sequence ATGAGCATCGCCCAGACCATCAAGGCCTTCACCCTCTACGAGTTCGTGAAGGCCCACGCGCTGACCCTGAAGTATCTCTTCAAGCCCAAGGTCACGATCAACTACCCGTACGAGAAGAACCCGATTTCTCCTCGTTTCCGCGGCGAGCATGCGCTGCGCCGCTATCCCAACGGAGAAGAGCGCTGCATCGCGTGCAAGTTGTGCGAGGCGGTGTGCCCGGCGCAGGCGATCACCATCGAGTCGGAGCCGCGAGCGGACGGTTCGCGCCGCACCACGCGCTACGACATCGACATGACCAAGTGCATCTATTGCGGTTTCTGCCAGGAAGCGTGCCCGGTGGACGCGATCGTCGAGGGTCCGAACTTCGAATATTCGACGGAAACCCGCGAAGAATTGCTTTACGACAAGGCCAAGCTGCTCGCCAATGGTGACAAATGGGAACGCGCCATCGCAGCCAACCTTGAAGCCGACGCGCCCTACCGCTAG
- a CDS encoding NADH-quinone oxidoreductase subunit J, translating to MIQAIAFYLFATMVIASGVLTIMSRNPVHSVLWLILAFFNAAGLMVLLGAEFIAMLLVVVYVGAVAVLFLFVVMMLDVDMAELRAGFIKNFPLGIAIALVLLAELVLGIGALGAGPLELGTASGANAPNLANSNIENIGALLYSKYIFVFEAAGLILLVAMIGAIVLTHRDLKTTRGHQNITKQVRRNPKEATQMKQPTVGEGIEL from the coding sequence ATGATCCAGGCCATAGCCTTCTACCTTTTCGCAACGATGGTGATCGCCAGTGGCGTGCTCACCATCATGAGCCGCAATCCGGTGCATTCCGTGCTGTGGCTGATCCTGGCGTTCTTCAACGCGGCGGGCCTGATGGTCCTGCTGGGCGCGGAGTTCATCGCGATGCTGCTGGTCGTCGTTTACGTCGGCGCTGTGGCCGTGCTGTTCCTGTTCGTGGTGATGATGCTCGACGTCGACATGGCGGAGCTGCGCGCCGGGTTCATCAAGAACTTCCCGCTGGGGATCGCGATCGCGCTGGTCCTGCTGGCGGAGCTGGTGCTGGGCATCGGTGCGCTGGGGGCAGGGCCGCTTGAGTTGGGCACGGCGAGCGGTGCGAACGCGCCCAATCTGGCCAACAGCAATATCGAGAATATCGGCGCGCTGCTCTATTCGAAGTACATCTTCGTGTTCGAGGCGGCGGGCCTGATCCTGCTGGTGGCGATGATCGGTGCGATCGTGCTGACCCACCGTGACCTCAAGACCACGCGCGGCCACCAGAACATCACCAAGCAGGTTCGTCGCAACCCGAAGGAAGCAACCCAGATGAAGCAGCCGACCGTCGGCGAGGGGATCGAGCTATGA
- the nuoK gene encoding NADH-quinone oxidoreductase subunit NuoK, which yields MIGIQHYIIVSAILFVLGVLGIFLNRKNVIVILMAIELILLAVNINLVAFSAFLGDLTGQIFAMFVLTVAAGEAAIGLAILVIFFRDRGTIAVDDVNRMKG from the coding sequence ATGATCGGCATCCAGCACTACATCATCGTAAGCGCGATCCTGTTCGTGCTCGGCGTGCTCGGCATTTTCCTCAACCGCAAGAACGTGATCGTCATCCTGATGGCGATCGAGCTGATCCTGCTGGCGGTGAACATCAACCTGGTCGCGTTCAGCGCCTTCCTTGGCGATCTGACCGGGCAGATCTTCGCGATGTTCGTACTGACCGTGGCCGCCGGCGAAGCGGCCATCGGCCTCGCGATCCTTGTCATCTTCTTCCGTGATCGCGGTACGATCGCGGTCGACGACGTGAACCGGATGAAGGGCTGA
- the nuoL gene encoding NADH-quinone oxidoreductase subunit L has product MQSSILLIVFLPLATAIVAGLFGGTIGKTPAKVLTTVGLFASCALSWPIFLDFLGGNAQAQVVPVLQWVKSGDLSFDWALRVDTLTAVMLVVITSVSALVHLYSWGYMDEDPSQQRFFAYLSLFTFAMLMLVTADNLVQMFFGWEGVGLASYLLIGFWYKKPSANAAAIKAFVVNRVGDLGFMLGIFGTFLVFGTVSIPAILDQAPAMSGSSITFMGMRLMTMDILCLLLFVGAMGKSAQLGLHTWLPDAMEGPTPVSALIHAATMVTAGVFMVCRLSPMFETAPVALTVVTVVGGATCLFAATIGTTQWDIKRVIAYSTCSQLGYMFFAAGVGAYGVAMFHLFTHAFFKALLFLGAGAVIHAMHHEQDMRYYGALRKRIPITFWAMMAGTLAITGVGIIDVFGFAGFYSKDAILEAAYARGTGAANFAFWAGALAALLTSFYSWRLMFLTFWGKPRWADSEHIQHAVHHGHDEPEDHNPAAQEDAGAAVAHHVPSTEEKDGTGGYHPHEAPWVMLIPLVVLSLGAVFAGFLFYEPFVEAEGFWQGSVFFNENLVHTMHGVPLWVKLTATIAMLLGLTIAWLSYIRNPKLPQAAAEQLGPIYRFFLNKWYFDELYNFLFVKPAFWLGRVFWKVLDIGIIDRFGPDGAAWVVRQGSVGAKRFQSGMLNTYALIMLLGLVAAITWVLL; this is encoded by the coding sequence GTGCAGTCTTCGATTCTCCTCATCGTCTTCCTGCCGCTGGCGACCGCCATTGTCGCAGGGCTCTTCGGCGGCACGATCGGCAAGACGCCGGCCAAGGTGCTCACGACCGTCGGGCTGTTCGCGTCCTGCGCGCTCAGCTGGCCGATCTTCCTCGACTTCCTGGGCGGCAATGCGCAGGCGCAGGTCGTGCCGGTGCTCCAGTGGGTGAAGTCGGGCGATCTCTCGTTCGACTGGGCGCTGCGCGTCGACACGCTGACCGCGGTCATGCTGGTGGTCATCACCAGCGTCTCCGCGCTCGTCCACCTGTACTCCTGGGGGTACATGGACGAAGATCCCAGCCAGCAGCGCTTCTTCGCCTATCTCAGCCTGTTCACCTTCGCGATGCTGATGCTCGTGACGGCGGACAATCTGGTGCAGATGTTCTTCGGATGGGAAGGCGTCGGCCTCGCGTCCTACCTGCTGATCGGATTCTGGTACAAAAAGCCCAGCGCCAACGCCGCCGCGATAAAGGCCTTCGTGGTCAACCGCGTGGGCGACCTCGGCTTCATGCTCGGCATTTTCGGCACCTTCCTGGTGTTCGGCACGGTATCGATCCCCGCGATCCTCGACCAGGCCCCGGCAATGAGCGGCAGCTCGATCACGTTCATGGGCATGCGCTTGATGACCATGGATATCCTGTGCCTGCTGCTGTTCGTCGGCGCGATGGGCAAGTCCGCGCAGCTCGGCCTGCACACCTGGCTGCCCGACGCGATGGAAGGCCCGACCCCGGTCTCCGCGCTGATCCACGCCGCGACCATGGTGACCGCAGGCGTGTTCATGGTCTGCCGTCTGTCGCCGATGTTCGAAACCGCGCCGGTCGCGCTGACCGTCGTGACGGTCGTGGGCGGGGCAACCTGCCTGTTCGCGGCGACGATCGGGACCACGCAGTGGGACATCAAGCGGGTGATCGCCTATTCGACCTGTTCGCAGCTGGGCTACATGTTCTTCGCCGCGGGCGTGGGCGCGTACGGCGTGGCGATGTTCCACCTGTTCACCCACGCCTTTTTCAAGGCGCTGCTGTTCCTCGGCGCGGGCGCGGTGATCCACGCGATGCATCACGAGCAGGATATGCGCTATTACGGTGCGCTGCGTAAGCGCATCCCGATTACCTTCTGGGCGATGATGGCGGGTACGCTCGCGATCACCGGCGTCGGCATCATCGACGTGTTCGGCTTTGCGGGCTTCTATTCGAAGGATGCGATCCTCGAGGCGGCCTATGCGCGCGGCACGGGCGCAGCCAACTTCGCCTTCTGGGCGGGCGCGCTCGCCGCTCTGCTGACCAGCTTCTATTCCTGGCGCCTGATGTTCCTGACCTTCTGGGGCAAGCCGCGCTGGGCCGACAGCGAGCATATCCAGCACGCGGTCCATCATGGGCATGACGAGCCGGAGGACCACAATCCTGCCGCGCAGGAAGACGCGGGCGCGGCCGTGGCGCACCACGTTCCCTCGACCGAGGAAAAGGACGGCACCGGCGGCTATCATCCGCACGAAGCACCGTGGGTCATGCTGATCCCGCTGGTCGTGCTGAGCCTGGGCGCTGTGTTCGCCGGCTTCTTGTTCTACGAACCTTTCGTGGAAGCCGAAGGCTTCTGGCAGGGCTCCGTGTTCTTCAACGAGAACCTCGTCCACACGATGCACGGCGTGCCGCTGTGGGTGAAGCTGACCGCGACCATCGCGATGCTTCTGGGCCTCACGATCGCCTGGCTGTCCTACATCCGCAATCCGAAGCTGCCGCAAGCGGCAGCCGAGCAGCTGGGCCCGATCTACCGCTTCTTCCTCAACAAGTGGTACTTCGACGAGCTGTACAACTTCCTGTTCGTGAAGCCTGCTTTCTGGCTGGGCCGCGTGTTCTGGAAGGTGCTCGACATCGGAATCATCGACAGGTTCGGGCCTGATGGCGCGGCCTGGGTTGTCAGGCAGGGATCGGTCGGGGCGAAGCGCTTCCAGTCCGGCATGCTCAACACCTACGCCCTGATCATGCTGCTCGGCCTTGTCGCCGCTATTACCTGGGTGCTGCTGTAA